One window of Chryseobacterium indologenes genomic DNA carries:
- a CDS encoding M3 family metallopeptidase has translation MNILTEKFTTPYHSAPFSDIKNEDYLPAFKELIQKSEAEIDAIVNNTDAPTFENVIEALAYSGEQLDVVSNIFFNLNSAETSDEIQQIAQEVSPILTEYSSKISQNEALFNKIKKVYDEKDQYNLNEEQEMLLNETYKGFVRSGALLNEEDKEKLKKISMDLSLKSLQFGQNVLASTNAYFKHITNKEDLAGIPEAIIDQYAEEAKERNLEGWVVTLQYPSYIPFMTYAENRELRKELALANGKKSFDGGEFDNQNLIKELLNLKQQKAEFIGYKNYADFVLEERMAKSPVKVFDFLNELLTKAKPYADKEIEELKSLAKADGIEEMQGYDHAFYAEKLRKQKFDLNDEELKPYFPLNQVQEAVFGLAGKLFGLTFEERNDIPKYHEDVKVYEVKENGIYKSLLYVDYFPRKGKRAGAWMTSYKNQYKQNGENFRPHISIVCNFSKPTKDTPSLLTFQEVTTLFHEFGHALHGMMADTQYPTLSGTSVKWDFVELPSQFLENFCYEPEFLKTFAKHYKTGEVLPDEKIEKIEQSKNFMEGYQTLRQLGFGLLDMNYHTKVGELENESIKDFEDKYTKATTLYPSNAETAMSPSFSHIFQGGYSAGYYSYKWAEVLDADAFQYFKENGIFNPEIAAKYKVLLSSGGTKDPMELYKSFRGSEPKVESLLKRAFG, from the coding sequence ATGAATATTTTAACAGAAAAATTTACTACTCCATATCATTCAGCACCATTCAGTGACATTAAAAATGAAGATTATCTTCCGGCGTTTAAAGAGCTGATTCAAAAATCTGAAGCAGAAATTGATGCTATTGTCAACAATACGGATGCACCCACTTTTGAAAATGTTATTGAAGCATTGGCGTATTCAGGAGAACAGCTGGATGTGGTTTCAAATATTTTTTTCAACTTAAATTCTGCTGAGACCAGCGATGAGATCCAGCAGATTGCCCAAGAGGTTTCTCCGATATTAACGGAATATTCTTCAAAAATATCTCAAAACGAAGCCCTTTTCAACAAAATCAAGAAAGTATATGATGAAAAGGATCAATATAATCTCAACGAAGAGCAGGAAATGCTTCTGAATGAAACCTACAAAGGTTTTGTAAGAAGCGGAGCTTTATTGAATGAGGAAGACAAAGAAAAATTAAAGAAAATCAGCATGGATCTTTCTTTAAAGTCTTTACAGTTCGGACAAAATGTTTTGGCTTCTACAAATGCTTATTTTAAACATATTACGAATAAGGAAGATCTTGCAGGAATTCCCGAGGCTATTATCGATCAGTATGCAGAAGAGGCTAAGGAAAGAAACCTTGAAGGCTGGGTAGTGACTTTACAATACCCAAGCTATATTCCGTTCATGACGTATGCTGAAAACCGCGAACTGAGAAAGGAACTGGCGCTGGCAAACGGTAAAAAATCCTTTGATGGCGGAGAATTTGACAATCAGAATCTGATTAAAGAACTACTTAATCTAAAACAGCAGAAAGCTGAATTTATCGGGTATAAAAATTATGCAGATTTCGTTCTGGAAGAAAGAATGGCGAAGTCTCCGGTAAAAGTTTTTGATTTCTTAAACGAGCTTTTAACCAAAGCAAAACCATATGCTGATAAAGAAATTGAAGAACTGAAATCTTTAGCCAAAGCTGACGGAATTGAAGAAATGCAGGGCTATGATCATGCATTCTATGCTGAAAAACTTCGTAAGCAGAAATTTGATCTTAATGATGAGGAATTAAAACCTTACTTCCCTTTAAATCAGGTACAAGAAGCTGTATTTGGATTGGCAGGAAAACTTTTCGGACTGACTTTTGAGGAAAGAAATGATATTCCGAAATACCATGAAGATGTAAAAGTATATGAAGTAAAAGAAAATGGAATTTATAAATCTCTGTTATATGTTGATTATTTTCCAAGAAAAGGGAAAAGAGCCGGCGCATGGATGACCAGCTACAAAAATCAGTATAAGCAAAACGGTGAAAACTTCCGTCCGCATATTTCAATCGTTTGCAACTTCAGCAAACCGACAAAAGATACCCCTAGCTTACTGACGTTCCAGGAAGTGACTACCTTATTCCACGAGTTCGGGCACGCGCTTCACGGGATGATGGCAGATACTCAATATCCTACGCTCTCAGGAACTTCTGTAAAATGGGACTTTGTGGAACTTCCATCTCAGTTTCTGGAAAACTTCTGTTATGAACCTGAGTTCTTAAAAACATTTGCCAAACATTATAAAACCGGGGAAGTGCTTCCTGACGAAAAAATTGAAAAGATTGAACAGTCTAAAAATTTTATGGAAGGCTATCAAACTTTAAGACAGCTTGGATTCGGACTTCTGGATATGAATTATCATACAAAAGTTGGAGAGTTGGAGAATGAAAGTATAAAGGATTTTGAAGATAAATATACCAAAGCAACCACTCTTTATCCTTCCAATGCTGAAACGGCAATGAGCCCAAGTTTCTCCCATATTTTCCAGGGCGGATATTCTGCCGGATATTATTCTTACAAATGGGCTGAAGTTCTGGATGCGGATGCTTTCCAGTATTTCAAGGAAAACGGAATCTTCAACCCTGAGATTGCAGCCAAATATAAAGTATTGCTTTCTTCAGGAGGAACAAAAGATCCAATGGAACTTTATAAAAGTTTCAGAGGCAGCGAACCGAAAGTGGAGAGTTTGTTGAAAAGAGCTTTTGGATAG
- a CDS encoding class I SAM-dependent methyltransferase, which yields MKENKYDNPSFFDQYEKMLRSQIGLEGAGEWHTLKNMLPDFHGKDILDLGCGFGWHCRYAMENGAESVIGIDLSERMLAKAQEINSLEGIRYERKALEDVDYPAEKFDIILSSLTLHYVESFDTIVQHIYKWLSPGGSFVFSVEHPVFTAEGGQDWVYDKNGEKTCWPVDRYFMEGKRNTTFLGENVIKYHRTLTSYLNTLLKHGFKIKEIIEPEPGQEMLKEIPEMKEELRRPMMLLISVEK from the coding sequence ATGAAAGAAAATAAATACGACAATCCGTCATTTTTTGACCAGTACGAAAAAATGCTCCGCTCACAGATAGGATTGGAAGGAGCCGGAGAATGGCATACTTTGAAAAATATGCTGCCTGATTTTCATGGAAAAGATATTCTTGACCTAGGTTGTGGTTTTGGATGGCACTGCCGTTATGCCATGGAAAATGGTGCAGAATCCGTGATCGGAATTGATCTTTCGGAAAGAATGCTGGCAAAAGCTCAGGAAATTAATAGTCTGGAAGGAATCCGATATGAAAGAAAAGCTCTGGAAGATGTTGATTATCCTGCTGAAAAATTTGATATCATATTGAGTTCGCTCACATTGCATTATGTAGAATCATTCGATACTATAGTTCAGCATATTTACAAATGGCTGAGTCCCGGAGGATCTTTTGTCTTTTCAGTGGAGCATCCTGTTTTCACGGCTGAAGGCGGTCAGGACTGGGTATATGATAAAAACGGCGAAAAAACCTGTTGGCCCGTAGACCGTTATTTTATGGAAGGAAAAAGAAACACTACTTTTTTAGGAGAAAATGTGATTAAATACCACCGTACCTTAACTTCTTATTTAAATACTTTATTGAAACACGGCTTCAAAATCAAAGAAATTATTGAACCGGAACCAGGTCAGGAAATGTTGAAAGAAATCCCGGAGATGAAAGAAGAACTCCGCAGACCTATGATGTTGTTAATCTCAGTGGAAAAATAG
- the rimM gene encoding ribosome maturation factor RimM (Essential for efficient processing of 16S rRNA) yields the protein MRKEDCYFLGKITRRHGLAGNVILKLDTDQPELYNKLESIFVEINGLLVPFFIERSSWSKLDALNLAFKNSSEAMVDQVLGKSVYLPLASLPKLSGKQFYYHEIIGFEIFDQNDNNCGVIRSVNDQTAQVYFITNLDGKEVVIPMIKDWILEVDREERIIKMELPEGLIDVFLVPSKKDE from the coding sequence ATGCGTAAAGAAGATTGCTATTTTTTAGGAAAAATCACACGCAGACACGGACTTGCGGGTAACGTAATCCTTAAATTGGATACCGATCAACCCGAGCTTTACAATAAATTGGAATCAATATTCGTTGAAATCAACGGATTATTGGTTCCATTTTTTATTGAAAGATCATCATGGAGCAAACTTGATGCTCTGAATCTTGCATTCAAAAACTCTTCTGAGGCTATGGTAGACCAGGTGTTGGGTAAAAGTGTTTACCTTCCGCTTGCCTCACTGCCTAAACTTTCGGGAAAACAATTCTACTATCACGAGATCATCGGGTTTGAAATCTTTGATCAAAATGATAATAACTGTGGAGTGATCAGATCTGTAAATGATCAGACGGCGCAGGTGTATTTCATTACCAATCTGGATGGAAAAGAGGTGGTTATTCCTATGATCAAAGACTGGATTCTTGAAGTTGACCGAGAAGAAAGAATAATCAAAATGGAACTTCCTGAAGGTCTTATTGACGTATTTCTGGTTCCATCCAAGAAAGACGAATAG
- a CDS encoding 30S ribosomal protein S16 produces the protein MSVKIRLQRHGKKGKPFFHIVVADSRARRDGRFIEKLGTYNPITNPATIELNVDSAVQWLNNGAQPTDTARAILSYKGALYKKHLQGGVAKGAFDEAEAEKRFNAWVEAKDSKVQGKVEGLATAKADAKKAALEAEVKVNEARVAAAAQAEADAKAAEEAANAPAEEVVAEATEGEAPAAETEENTEA, from the coding sequence ATGTCAGTAAAAATCAGATTACAAAGACACGGTAAAAAAGGAAAACCTTTTTTCCACATCGTGGTTGCAGATTCTAGAGCTAGAAGAGATGGTAGATTCATCGAAAAACTAGGAACTTACAACCCAATTACTAATCCAGCAACTATCGAATTGAACGTTGATTCCGCTGTACAGTGGTTAAACAACGGTGCTCAGCCTACTGATACTGCTAGAGCTATTTTATCTTACAAAGGTGCTCTTTACAAAAAACACTTACAAGGTGGTGTAGCTAAAGGTGCTTTTGACGAAGCTGAAGCTGAAAAAAGATTCAATGCTTGGGTAGAAGCTAAAGACTCTAAAGTACAAGGTAAAGTAGAAGGTTTAGCAACTGCTAAAGCTGATGCTAAGAAAGCTGCTTTAGAAGCTGAAGTAAAAGTAAACGAAGCTAGAGTTGCTGCTGCTGCACAAGCTGAGGCTGATGCTAAAGCTGCTGAAGAAGCTGCTAACGCACCTGCTGAAGAAGTTGTTGCTGAAGCTACAGAAGGAGAAGCTCCTGCTGCTGAAACTGAAGAAAACACTGAAGCTTAA
- a CDS encoding YqaE/Pmp3 family membrane protein, with the protein MLLAILLPFLSFIVRGKVLTGIICLILQITLIGWLPAAIWAILSLNNERADKRNDKLIKAMRKNQK; encoded by the coding sequence ATGTTACTGGCCATATTACTTCCCTTCTTATCCTTCATTGTCCGTGGAAAAGTTCTCACCGGAATTATCTGCCTGATTTTACAGATCACTCTGATCGGATGGCTTCCTGCCGCTATATGGGCTATTCTTTCTTTAAACAATGAAAGAGCGGATAAACGTAATGACAAACTGATTAAAGCAATGCGAAAAAATCAAAAGTAA
- a CDS encoding DUF1801 domain-containing protein produces the protein MTIQEQIKDYIDRQPEKKRNDMQELHHIILDLMPECQLWFLDGKNSENKTVSNPNIGYGFYTIQYTDGKTRDFYQIGMSANTSGISIYVLNIADKTYLSTTYGYKIGKASVTGYCIKFKALKDINIEILKAAIKDGLK, from the coding sequence ATGACCATCCAAGAACAGATCAAAGACTATATTGACAGACAACCTGAGAAGAAGCGCAATGATATGCAGGAACTCCATCACATCATTCTGGACCTTATGCCGGAATGCCAGTTATGGTTTCTGGATGGAAAAAACAGTGAAAATAAGACTGTTTCCAATCCCAATATCGGATATGGATTCTACACCATACAATATACTGATGGAAAAACCAGAGATTTTTATCAGATCGGAATGAGTGCCAATACTTCCGGAATCTCAATTTATGTTCTCAACATTGCCGATAAAACCTATCTGAGCACAACCTATGGATATAAAATAGGTAAAGCCAGCGTAACCGGATATTGCATTAAATTCAAAGCGTTGAAAGATATCAACATTGAAATCCTGAAAGCAGCAATAAAGGATGGTCTTAAGTAA
- a CDS encoding serine hydrolase domain-containing protein: protein MVIKKLTSFLILLLFFSNIIDAQIHTKGYEKKIDSIIQTEFGNENEPGGVFLITQKGKNLYRKAFGKANLELNVNMTPENVFQIGSMTKQFTAVAILMLEQQGKLTVNDPISKYIKDYPNGDKITIHHLLTHTSGIKDFTKMKSISSIAQKEMKPEEMVNFFKNEPVDFAPGEKFDYNNSGYVVLGYIIELVSGTSYEDFIKKNIFDKIGMIHSYYASDRKMIPQRAYGYHKKEQGFVNKTVISFSVPFSSGSLMSTVDDMLKWQQVLLQNILLNSTETQKAFKKYKLSNGEEFTYGYGWHLKDINGTPDREHGGSVFGFKSMGVYIPSEDIYVIGFSNCDCHSPTEVTRNIAKATLSEVKTSSKKTNK, encoded by the coding sequence ATGGTTATTAAAAAACTAACTTCCTTTTTGATATTGCTTCTGTTTTTCAGCAATATAATTGATGCTCAAATCCATACTAAAGGATATGAAAAGAAAATTGACAGTATTATCCAGACAGAATTCGGGAATGAAAATGAACCCGGCGGCGTTTTCCTGATTACTCAAAAGGGAAAGAATCTCTACCGGAAAGCATTTGGAAAAGCCAATCTTGAACTCAATGTCAATATGACCCCGGAGAATGTTTTCCAGATCGGATCTATGACCAAACAGTTTACCGCTGTAGCTATTCTGATGCTGGAACAACAGGGCAAACTTACTGTCAACGACCCCATTTCCAAATACATTAAAGATTATCCTAACGGAGATAAAATTACCATTCATCACCTTCTGACACACACCTCAGGAATTAAGGATTTTACCAAAATGAAATCCATTTCTTCGATTGCACAAAAAGAGATGAAGCCTGAAGAAATGGTTAATTTTTTCAAGAATGAACCTGTAGATTTTGCTCCCGGAGAAAAGTTTGATTACAACAATTCCGGATACGTAGTTTTAGGCTATATCATTGAACTGGTTTCCGGAACTTCTTATGAAGATTTTATTAAGAAAAATATTTTTGATAAAATAGGAATGATCCATTCTTATTACGCTTCTGATAGAAAAATGATCCCTCAAAGAGCCTATGGTTATCACAAAAAAGAACAGGGATTTGTCAATAAAACGGTCATCAGTTTCAGTGTTCCTTTTTCTTCAGGTTCACTGATGTCTACTGTAGATGATATGCTGAAATGGCAGCAGGTTTTACTTCAGAATATCTTGCTGAATTCAACAGAAACCCAAAAAGCATTTAAGAAATATAAATTAAGCAATGGTGAAGAATTTACCTACGGATACGGATGGCATTTGAAAGATATTAATGGAACTCCAGACCGGGAACATGGTGGAAGTGTATTTGGATTTAAAAGCATGGGTGTTTATATCCCCAGTGAGGATATCTATGTGATAGGATTCAGCAACTGTGACTGCCACTCTCCTACTGAAGTGACCAGAAATATTGCAAAAGCGACGTTAAGTGAAGTCAAAACCTCATCAAAAAAAACAAACAAATAA
- a CDS encoding tetratricopeptide repeat protein, giving the protein MSTIPQRLENVKKLQAKRWENEDHWDTLNDLLVKELDEILLIEPENTSALVNIGAVYSDMGENEKALEYLKMALNLGSKDKNLFVNLAIVLVYMEKHQEEYLEYLEEAEDKTEDPLTFKAYFDPQSH; this is encoded by the coding sequence ATGAGTACGATACCTCAAAGATTAGAAAACGTAAAAAAACTTCAGGCTAAAAGATGGGAAAATGAAGATCACTGGGACACTTTGAATGATCTACTAGTCAAAGAACTGGATGAAATTTTATTGATTGAGCCTGAAAACACTTCTGCTTTGGTTAATATTGGTGCTGTTTATTCTGATATGGGAGAAAACGAAAAGGCTCTGGAGTATTTAAAAATGGCTTTAAACTTAGGTTCTAAAGACAAAAATCTGTTTGTAAACCTGGCTATTGTTCTTGTTTACATGGAAAAGCATCAGGAAGAATATTTAGAATATCTTGAAGAAGCTGAAGATAAAACTGAAGATCCGCTTACTTTTAAAGCTTATTTTGATCCTCAATCCCATTAA
- a CDS encoding MFS transporter, with protein MKHKYLKLLVILFGQLLTIMDIFIINVSIPSIQRDLHASNGEMQFMIAAYLIGFASFLITGGRLGDLYGRKKIYIIGLIAFMVSSMACGISAGAEQLVISRFVQGISAAMMAPQVLSMIQILFTAHHERTKAMGWYGITIGIGTIMGQFLGGYFSSLTIMEEPWRLIFLMNIPICLPAIFLSLKLLNESKTSVKQSFDMGGVAMLSAGLFCATYALTMSEHEGFHFKNAALMVISAGIIFGFIKNQKRRVQNKRSYLIDFELFHYKNFNLGILAVSFFFIMLDSYFYILSLFFQNGLKISPLAAGEIIVFQGLGFILASAVSVKLILRYGKKALIAGLSFIIVILILQLFLFRIQIGFPIFCLLLFLHGLGVGSIIPSLANIALSGMSEKLIGNASGVYNTFQQVAAIIGIVAVGSVFYYFLGMKPLVKHYHNAFSVAVLINILCLVFVIASVFRVPNHVLPEIRRKK; from the coding sequence ATGAAACATAAGTATTTGAAATTATTGGTTATACTCTTTGGTCAGTTACTGACGATTATGGATATTTTTATCATTAATGTGTCTATACCTTCCATACAGCGTGATCTTCATGCTTCCAACGGTGAAATGCAGTTTATGATTGCGGCTTATCTTATCGGATTTGCTTCTTTTCTGATTACCGGAGGCCGGTTGGGCGATCTCTACGGAAGAAAAAAGATCTATATCATCGGATTAATAGCTTTTATGGTAAGTTCTATGGCTTGCGGAATTTCCGCAGGAGCTGAGCAACTTGTTATTTCGAGATTTGTACAGGGGATAAGTGCTGCAATGATGGCTCCACAGGTTCTTTCCATGATTCAGATTTTATTTACTGCTCATCATGAGCGTACAAAAGCCATGGGTTGGTATGGGATCACTATTGGAATAGGAACCATTATGGGACAGTTTCTCGGTGGATATTTTTCATCGCTTACAATCATGGAAGAGCCCTGGAGACTTATTTTTCTGATGAATATTCCTATATGTCTGCCCGCAATTTTTCTTAGCCTGAAATTATTAAATGAATCCAAAACTTCAGTAAAGCAGTCTTTTGATATGGGTGGTGTTGCCATGCTTTCTGCAGGATTGTTCTGTGCTACTTATGCTCTTACGATGTCTGAACATGAAGGTTTTCATTTCAAAAATGCTGCACTGATGGTTATCTCAGCCGGAATTATTTTCGGTTTTATCAAAAATCAGAAGAGAAGAGTACAAAATAAACGTTCTTATCTGATTGATTTTGAACTGTTCCATTATAAAAATTTTAATCTGGGAATTTTGGCAGTTTCCTTCTTCTTCATTATGCTGGATTCCTATTTTTATATTCTGTCGCTTTTTTTTCAGAATGGATTAAAGATCAGTCCGTTAGCCGCTGGAGAAATTATAGTCTTTCAGGGACTGGGATTCATACTGGCGTCCGCAGTTTCTGTAAAACTGATTTTGAGATATGGGAAAAAAGCCCTGATTGCAGGGCTGAGCTTTATTATTGTTATTCTTATTCTTCAGCTGTTTTTATTCAGAATACAGATTGGCTTTCCCATTTTCTGCCTGCTGTTGTTTCTGCATGGGCTGGGAGTAGGCTCAATCATTCCTTCGCTGGCCAATATTGCCCTGTCGGGAATGTCTGAAAAGCTTATTGGAAATGCATCCGGGGTCTATAATACTTTTCAGCAGGTAGCTGCCATCATTGGAATTGTTGCTGTAGGAAGTGTTTTCTACTATTTTCTGGGAATGAAACCTTTGGTAAAGCATTATCACAATGCATTTTCAGTAGCCGTATTGATCAATATTCTCTGCCTGGTTTTTGTCATAGCTTCAGTTTTCAGAGTTCCTAATCATGTTCTTCCTGAAATAAGGCGGAAAAAATAA
- a CDS encoding serine hydrolase domain-containing protein, with the protein MKPVLLLIFIFTFYLYQGQNKNIVNPEKIENPIQKNHLGKIVFVNKTIALENLKDSDFLSSSLFQENGDLGIHAFFDNSLVNYLHQLEPNWTVDELLKNGNYQFSFYVDGKLIYKENLNTGAGIADHKKVKTTLRIPLLSNKNEDSWGRYLWMRFYMSHNGIDALSEGNHTLKIEIRPYLNASTLKTGPVIAEGQINLNVPSQNIPEQQIAIQPIQSNSGWKVSQEKINTEAIRNLNKKIAENRFKNITGIVIIKSGKLLLEEYFNGSGRDSLQDTRSVGKSFSSALTGIAVKEGYLKSENQYLKEFYDLKQFKNYSSQKENVTIKSLLTMSSGFDGNDENYESPGNEENMYPTENWVNFTLDLPMTENTPGKNWSYFTAGVVVTGDILDKTVPEGLKNYADKKLFQPLGIKNYKWQFTPQQKPSLAGGLRMKALDFAKFGQLYSNNGVWEGKTILSKDWVKKSFTNYFPDRQDFEGYGYLFWRKVYTVGNSSYEAFQSSGNGGNKIIIFTKIPVVMVITAQAYNKPYAHSQVEKMVQEYLLPALKMSNE; encoded by the coding sequence ATGAAACCAGTTCTATTATTGATCTTTATTTTCACATTTTATCTGTATCAGGGACAAAACAAAAACATAGTCAATCCTGAAAAAATTGAAAATCCGATTCAAAAAAATCATCTCGGAAAAATTGTTTTCGTTAATAAAACTATTGCTCTTGAAAACCTTAAAGATTCGGACTTTCTCAGTTCTTCTTTATTCCAGGAAAACGGAGATCTTGGTATTCATGCTTTTTTTGATAACTCTCTAGTTAATTATCTGCATCAGCTTGAGCCCAATTGGACGGTTGATGAACTGCTCAAAAACGGAAATTATCAGTTCTCATTTTACGTAGACGGAAAACTGATCTATAAAGAAAATCTCAATACAGGTGCAGGCATTGCAGATCATAAAAAAGTTAAAACCACACTGCGAATTCCTCTTCTCAGCAACAAAAACGAAGATTCATGGGGAAGGTATTTATGGATGCGTTTTTATATGTCCCATAACGGGATTGATGCTCTGTCAGAAGGAAATCATACCTTAAAAATTGAAATACGCCCGTATCTCAACGCTTCTACACTCAAAACAGGCCCTGTTATCGCAGAAGGTCAGATCAATCTCAATGTTCCTTCCCAAAATATCCCGGAGCAGCAGATCGCCATTCAACCCATTCAATCCAACAGCGGATGGAAGGTTTCTCAGGAAAAGATCAATACAGAAGCTATCAGAAATCTGAATAAGAAAATTGCAGAAAACAGGTTTAAAAATATAACCGGAATTGTAATCATAAAAAGCGGAAAATTGCTTCTGGAAGAATATTTCAACGGATCAGGAAGAGATTCTTTGCAGGATACCCGTTCTGTAGGGAAGTCATTTTCTTCAGCGTTGACGGGAATTGCTGTCAAAGAAGGATATTTAAAAAGCGAAAATCAATATCTGAAAGAGTTTTACGATTTGAAACAATTTAAAAACTATTCTTCTCAAAAAGAGAATGTTACTATAAAAAGTTTGTTGACAATGAGTTCCGGATTTGATGGGAATGATGAAAATTACGAATCTCCAGGAAATGAAGAAAATATGTATCCTACCGAAAATTGGGTAAATTTTACATTGGATCTGCCAATGACGGAGAATACACCAGGAAAAAACTGGAGTTACTTTACAGCCGGAGTTGTGGTCACCGGAGATATTCTGGATAAAACAGTTCCGGAAGGCTTAAAAAACTATGCAGATAAAAAATTATTCCAACCCCTTGGAATCAAAAATTATAAATGGCAGTTTACTCCGCAGCAAAAGCCTTCTCTGGCTGGAGGACTTCGTATGAAAGCTCTTGATTTTGCAAAATTCGGGCAGCTGTACAGCAATAATGGAGTTTGGGAAGGGAAAACTATTTTGAGTAAAGATTGGGTTAAGAAATCTTTTACCAATTACTTTCCGGACCGTCAGGATTTTGAAGGGTATGGATATTTATTCTGGAGAAAAGTTTATACGGTGGGAAACAGCAGTTATGAAGCTTTTCAATCCAGCGGAAATGGTGGAAACAAAATCATCATCTTCACCAAAATACCCGTTGTAATGGTAATTACCGCACAAGCTTACAACAAACCTTATGCCCATTCACAAGTTGAAAAAATGGTACAGGAATATCTTTTACCCGCCTTAAAAATGAGTAATGAGTAG
- a CDS encoding nitroreductase family protein: MNKASILKEIIEQRRSIFPKDYQDTEISQEVLEEILNAATLAPNHKRTKPWRFKIFKGEEKTQLASEMQAIYKTITPEQLFLEKKYNDIGFKINKANVVVSIVVNFSGMVPEWEEIAAVSMAVQNMYLTCTANNIGCYWSSPKIVDELKDSLIIEENQKCLGLFYMGNLE; this comes from the coding sequence ATGAATAAGGCATCCATTTTAAAAGAGATCATAGAGCAAAGAAGAAGTATTTTCCCAAAAGATTATCAGGATACAGAAATATCTCAGGAAGTTTTGGAGGAAATTTTAAATGCTGCTACACTTGCTCCCAATCACAAACGTACAAAACCCTGGCGTTTTAAAATATTCAAAGGTGAAGAGAAAACACAGCTGGCCTCGGAAATGCAGGCTATCTATAAAACAATTACACCTGAGCAGCTTTTCCTGGAAAAAAAATACAATGATATCGGTTTTAAAATCAATAAAGCCAATGTTGTAGTTTCTATCGTAGTCAACTTCAGCGGAATGGTTCCTGAATGGGAAGAAATAGCAGCGGTTTCAATGGCGGTTCAGAACATGTATCTTACCTGTACAGCGAATAATATCGGATGCTATTGGAGTTCTCCCAAAATTGTAGATGAATTGAAAGATTCTCTTATTATTGAAGAAAACCAGAAGTGTCTGGGATTGTTTTATATGGGTAATTTGGAATAA
- a CDS encoding SRPBCC family protein, whose amino-acid sequence MKILLKIIAAIIVLAIIYAVIAILAFSKDYHYEKSVVINAPQEKVWPYVGTLKGYNQWDPFSKADKNIVITYSGNGDKLGDSYHWKGDKNVGEGEQAITELVPNQKMATKLHFIKPFEGDMKANFVMVPEGSGTKVTWMIDNELTPMMKIMKPLMNGNMDKMFSQGLGDLKKLAEK is encoded by the coding sequence ATGAAAATACTCTTAAAAATCATTGCTGCCATCATTGTGCTGGCTATCATCTATGCTGTAATTGCAATACTGGCTTTCAGTAAAGATTATCATTATGAAAAATCTGTTGTCATTAATGCGCCCCAGGAAAAAGTATGGCCTTATGTAGGTACTTTAAAAGGCTACAATCAATGGGATCCTTTTTCCAAGGCTGATAAAAATATTGTGATTACGTATTCAGGGAACGGTGATAAATTAGGAGATTCCTATCACTGGAAAGGTGATAAAAATGTAGGAGAAGGAGAGCAGGCAATTACTGAGCTGGTTCCTAATCAGAAAATGGCTACAAAACTTCACTTTATAAAACCTTTTGAAGGAGATATGAAGGCTAATTTTGTTATGGTTCCCGAAGGAAGCGGTACCAAAGTGACCTGGATGATAGATAATGAACTTACTCCTATGATGAAAATTATGAAACCACTGATGAACGGAAACATGGATAAAATGTTTAGCCAGGGGCTGGGTGATCTGAAGAAACTTGCTGAAAAATAA